A single Cannabis sativa cultivar Pink pepper isolate KNU-18-1 chromosome 7, ASM2916894v1, whole genome shotgun sequence DNA region contains:
- the LOC115698127 gene encoding non-specific lipid-transfer protein 1, with translation MASSSVVKVLCLVVLAMVVASPVVHATITCGQVTSSLAPCLSYLKVGGAVPAGCCNGIKSLSGAAKTPADRQAACKCLKSAASSIKGVNFNLASGLPGKCGVSIPYKISPSTDCSSVQ, from the exons ATGGCAAGTTCTTCAGTTGTGAAAGTACTATGCTTGGTGGTATTGGCTATGGTGGTGGCATCACCAGTGGTGCACGCCACCATAACCTGTGGCCAGGTGACTAGCAGCCTGGCACCATGCTTAAGCTACCTAAAAGTTGGGGGAGCTGTCCCGGCTGGGTGTTGTAATGGTATTAAGTCCTTGAGCGGGGCAGCTAAAACCCCAGCCGATCGCCAGGCTGCCTGCAAGTGCTTGAAGTCAGCTGCTAGCAGTATCAAAGGAGTCAACTTTAACCTTGCCTCTGGACTTCCGGGCAAGTGTGGCGTTAGCATTCCTTACAAAATTAGCCCATCCACCGACTGCAGCAG TGTTCAGTGA
- the LOC115698181 gene encoding non-specific lipid-transfer protein 1-like, producing the protein MASSIVKVLCLVVLAMVIVSPVAHAITCGQVSSSIAPCLGYLRMGGSVPAGCCNGIRSLSNAAKTSTDRRAACNCLKSAANGIKGINYNLASGLPGKCGVSIPYKISPSTNCNSVQ; encoded by the exons ATGGCAAGTTCAATTGTGAAGGTACTTTGTTTGGTGGTATTGGCCATGGTGATAGTATCACCAGTGGCACATGCCATAACATGTGGCCAAGTGTCTAGTAGCATTGCGCCATGCTTGGGTTACTTAAGGATGGGCGGGAGTGTCCCGGCTGGGTGCTGTAACGGTATTAGGTCGTTGAGCAATGCAGCCAAGACCTCTACCGACCGTCGAGCTGCCTGCAACTGCTTGAAATCAGCTGCAAACGGCATCAAAGGAATCAACTACAATCTTGCCAGTGGACTTCCCGGCAAGTGTGGTGTCAGCATTCCTTACAAGATTAGCCCCTCCACCAACTGCAACAG TGTTCAGTAA